From the Pseudomonadota bacterium genome, the window GTCGTGCACCGCCGCGACCCGATCATACACGAGGGCCAGGAGCACGAGTACGACCTGCAGCACGCCACGCTCCCCGACCCGTTCGGCGAGACGATCGACGGCCTGCGCCGGTCGATAACCGAGCTCGAGCGGCGCATCGAATACCTGGAGAAAAAGGAGTCGTGATGACAGGCTTGGATAGCGGCGAATTCAGACGCCGCTCACAGACGACCTCCTGATCCGCCTGAATTCGATGAATATGCATGCACGATCGAAAGAAAAGGTCCTCGTCGCCATGAGCGGCGGGGTGGACTCGTCGGTCGCGGCCGCCGTGCTGATCGAGCGGGGCTTCGACGTGGTCGGCATGTCCATGGAGATGTCCGGCTGCTCCGCCCGCGACAGGATGGACGCGAAAGAGGTCTGCGGGCGCCTCTCGATACCCCACTTCGCCGTCGACGTGAGGGAAGATTTCAGGCGCGAGGTCATGGCCCCGTTCGTCGCCGAGTACGCGGCGGGCCGCACGCCGTCCCCTTGCGCCCTCTGCAATGCGCTGATCAAATTCCCGGCCCTGATGCGCGAGGCGGACCGGCTCGGCGCCCCGCTCGTGGCCACCGGCCACTACGCGCGGGTCGCGGAGCGCGGCGGCCGCTTTCGCCTCCTGCGCGCGCGCGATCCGAAGAAGGACCAGTCGTACTTCCTCTTCCGCGCGGGGCAGCCCGCGCTCTCCCGCCTCCTCCTCCCGCTCGGCGACATGCGCAAGGACGGGGTGAGGCTGATGGCGCGCGAGCTGGGCTTCAAAATAGCGGGCAAGCGCGAGAGCCAGGAGGTCTGCTTCGCGCCGGACGGCGACTACGCGGCGTTCGTGGAGTCGTGGGAGGGGGCGCCGCTCGCAGGTCCGGGGGAGTTCGTCGACGCCTCGGGACGCACGCTAGGCGTCCACCGCGGCATACACCGCTACACGGTCGGCCAGCGCAGGGGGATCGGCTTCGGCGGCGGGGCGAGGCGATACGTGACCGCGATCGACGCGGCGGCCAACCGCGTGGTCCTGGGCCCCGACGGGGCGCTCATGAGGCGCGAGATCGCGCTCTCGGGCGTGACGTGGGCGGCGGGCGCTCCCGCCTCCGCGTGCACGGCGACGGTGAAGATCCGCTCCACGCACCGGGGCGCGGCCGCCCGCATCGAGCCGCTCCCGGGGGGCGATCTCCGCGTCATCTTCGAGAGCCCTGTGCGCGCCGCGGCAGCGGGACAGGCGGCGGTGATCTACGACGGGGACGAGGTCGCAGGCGGAGGGTGGATCGAGTGACGACGGTTGCCATCACCACATTGGGCTGCAAGGCGAACTGGGCCGACTCGGAGGCCCTCTCGCAGAGACTCGCTGCGGCCGGGATCGAGATCGTCCCCTTCGACGCGGAGGCGGAGATCTACGTGGTCAACACCTGCACGGTCACCGCGCTCGCCTCCGCTCAGTCGAGGCAGACGATCCGCAGGGCCCTGAGGAGGGCCCCCTCCGCCCGCGTGATCGCGGCCGGATGCCTCGGCGAGATGTCGCGCGACTCCCTCGCGCGCATCCGCGGCGTGGAGGCGGTCTTCGGCGCGGCCGGCCGCGGCGGGCTCGCGGACCACATCCTCCGGCGCGCGGGGCTCGCCCCGGACCCCTGCCGCGGCGACGCCGGCTTCGGCCCGGTCCCGGACGGCGCCCAGTCCAGGGCGCGCGCCTTCCTCAAGATACAGGACGGCTGCGACAAGCGGTGCGCCTACTGCATAATAACGATGGCGCGCGGCGCCTCCAGGAGCATGCCGGCCGCCGACGCCGTGGCCGCCGCCCGCCGGCTGGGCCGGCACCACCGCGAGATAGTCCTCGCCGGCATCGACGTCGGCCAGTACGGGCTCGATCTCGAGCCCCACACCTCGATCCTCGAGCTGATCGCGGCGCTGGCGGCCGACCCTGCGGTCCCGCGCGTGAGGCTCTCCTCCCTGGGCCCCGGGATGGTCGACGCGCGCCTCGCGGGCGCGATCGCCTCCGGCGGGATATGCAGGCACGTGCACCTCTCTATCCAGAGCGGCGCCGACCCCGTGCTCGCGAGGATGCGCAGGGGCTACAGGGCCGGCGACGCCGCGGCCGCGGCGGAGAGGCTCGCGGCGGCGGTGCCCGGGATAGCGGTGACGGGCGATCTCATCGCGGGGCTCCCGGGCGAGACCCGCGGCGACCACGAGGCCACGATGCGGCTGATCGAGAAGATGCCGATCGCGGGCCTTCACGTCTTCCCGTACTCGCCGCGCGATGGCACCGAGGCCGCGCGCATGCCCGGCCAGGTCCCGCACGCGGTGAGGAGGGGCAGGGCGGCCGACCTCAGGGCGCTGGCCGCGGAGAAGAGGGGCGCGTTTCTCGAGGGCCTGATCGG encodes:
- the mnmA gene encoding tRNA 2-thiouridine(34) synthase MnmA, which gives rise to MNMHARSKEKVLVAMSGGVDSSVAAAVLIERGFDVVGMSMEMSGCSARDRMDAKEVCGRLSIPHFAVDVREDFRREVMAPFVAEYAAGRTPSPCALCNALIKFPALMREADRLGAPLVATGHYARVAERGGRFRLLRARDPKKDQSYFLFRAGQPALSRLLLPLGDMRKDGVRLMARELGFKIAGKRESQEVCFAPDGDYAAFVESWEGAPLAGPGEFVDASGRTLGVHRGIHRYTVGQRRGIGFGGGARRYVTAIDAAANRVVLGPDGALMRREIALSGVTWAAGAPASACTATVKIRSTHRGAAARIEPLPGGDLRVIFESPVRAAAAGQAAVIYDGDEVAGGGWIE
- a CDS encoding MiaB/RimO family radical SAM methylthiotransferase; this translates as MDRVTTVAITTLGCKANWADSEALSQRLAAAGIEIVPFDAEAEIYVVNTCTVTALASAQSRQTIRRALRRAPSARVIAAGCLGEMSRDSLARIRGVEAVFGAAGRGGLADHILRRAGLAPDPCRGDAGFGPVPDGAQSRARAFLKIQDGCDKRCAYCIITMARGASRSMPAADAVAAARRLGRHHREIVLAGIDVGQYGLDLEPHTSILELIAALAADPAVPRVRLSSLGPGMVDARLAGAIASGGICRHVHLSIQSGADPVLARMRRGYRAGDAAAAAERLAAAVPGIAVTGDLIAGLPGETRGDHEATMRLIEKMPIAGLHVFPYSPRDGTEAARMPGQVPHAVRRGRAADLRALAAEKRGAFLEGLIGTPLDVIVTSRGPDRRGMVEAFSDNGVSVSLPAGKIGYGQLGRASIASVSGVAAAGEWL